In Anaerolineales bacterium, the following proteins share a genomic window:
- a CDS encoding SDR family oxidoreductase, whose translation MNNPHPNPLPMGEGAKTIVITGATGALGRKTAQAFAERGHSLVLFGNDREKMDSLVRDLNLPSERLHTAILDLRDGQAVHSAGEAVSAKFGGVHGLIHLVGGWLGGKTIPETAVDDFDSMLGQHVWTTIHLFQTFMPLLEKSKWGRVITVSPSGVSSPLPKRGAYIAAKAAQETLMRTLAAELKESNVTANIIQVKAIDVDHKETGATPEEIIAAILYLFSDDAGKVTGAKLPLY comes from the coding sequence ATGAATAACCCTCACCCCAACCCTCTCCCAATGGGAGAGGGCGCGAAAACAATTGTGATCACCGGCGCGACCGGCGCGCTCGGCAGGAAAACCGCGCAGGCGTTTGCGGAGCGCGGTCATTCGTTGGTCTTGTTCGGCAACGACCGCGAGAAAATGGATTCCCTCGTCCGCGATTTGAATTTGCCGAGCGAGCGACTCCACACAGCAATTCTTGATCTCCGTGATGGACAAGCGGTTCATTCCGCCGGGGAGGCTGTTTCCGCCAAGTTCGGCGGAGTCCACGGGTTGATTCATCTCGTCGGCGGCTGGCTCGGCGGAAAGACGATTCCCGAAACAGCTGTGGACGATTTTGATTCGATGCTGGGTCAGCACGTGTGGACGACGATTCATCTCTTTCAAACGTTCATGCCGCTGCTCGAAAAAAGCAAATGGGGACGCGTGATCACGGTTTCGCCATCGGGCGTTTCCAGTCCGTTGCCGAAGCGCGGCGCGTACATCGCCGCCAAAGCCGCGCAGGAGACGTTAATGCGCACTCTTGCCGCCGAACTCAAAGAGTCCAATGTGACCGCGAACATCATCCAAGTCAAAGCCATTGACGTGGATCACAAAGAGACAGGTGCAACGCCCGAAGAGATCATCGCCGCGATCCTTTACTTGTTTTCGGATGACGCGGGGAAGGTCACAGGGGCGAAGTTGCCATTGTATTAA
- a CDS encoding DMT family transporter, whose translation MSIFAIAILLVSAILHTAWNLLIKQAEDKYIVTFWMVTFGGAFAIVALFFTGLPPRGMWIFAVVSVCVEVAYFITLSYAYRDNDFSLVYPVARGAAPAFIALWSLLFLRETLTVGGIAGLALIVVGLMIIGVNTLTQAHVTRVHFKGVAVALFIAFLISIYSTIDGSAVKNGYAMPYVMTMFTLVPFVISPFIFRQYNWARVKDALVKEPLRVPLAGVLGVLAYLMAVFAFSIAPLSYAGAVREVSVVFGALAGWWLLNEKLGGVRVFGAFVIFAGVVLIAIYG comes from the coding sequence ATGTCCATTTTTGCCATTGCCATCCTGCTCGTCAGCGCCATACTTCACACCGCTTGGAATTTGCTCATCAAACAAGCCGAAGACAAGTACATTGTCACCTTTTGGATGGTCACTTTCGGCGGCGCGTTTGCGATCGTCGCGCTGTTTTTTACGGGTCTGCCCCCGCGCGGAATGTGGATCTTCGCTGTGGTCAGCGTGTGCGTCGAGGTGGCGTATTTCATCACGCTTTCGTACGCCTATCGCGATAACGATTTTTCGCTGGTCTACCCGGTCGCGCGCGGCGCTGCGCCCGCGTTCATTGCCCTGTGGTCGTTGTTGTTCCTGCGCGAAACGTTGACCGTCGGCGGGATTGCCGGTCTGGCGCTCATCGTGGTCGGATTAATGATCATCGGCGTCAACACATTGACGCAAGCGCACGTCACCCGCGTCCATTTCAAGGGTGTGGCGGTCGCGCTCTTCATCGCCTTCCTGATCTCGATTTATTCCACGATTGACGGCTCCGCCGTAAAGAACGGATATGCCATGCCCTATGTGATGACCATGTTCACGCTGGTGCCTTTCGTCATTTCGCCGTTCATTTTTCGACAGTATAACTGGGCGCGCGTTAAGGACGCGTTGGTCAAAGAGCCGCTGCGTGTTCCGTTGGCGGGCGTGTTGGGAGTCCTCGCTTATCTCATGGCTGTGTTCGCATTTTCCATCGCGCCGCTGAGTTACGCGGGCGCGGTGAGGGAGGTCAGCGTCGTCTTTGGCGCGTTGGCGGGCTGGTGGCTATTGAACGAAAAATTGGGAGGCGTGCGCGTGTTCGGCGCGTTTGTGATCTTTGCAGGGGTCGTCCTGATTGCAATCTATGGGTGA
- a CDS encoding DUF554 domain-containing protein, which produces MTGTFLNIATVIVGGLIGLTFGARIPEKLKATVVAAMGLFTAAIGLQMFIGAENPLIVLGALLIGTLLGEWMGIEDGLQNFGKFLEQRFSKGDDDGSNKFVRGFLTASLLFCVGPMTILGSIQDGLTGDYSLLAVKSVLDGFAAMAFASTLGTGVMFSVIVILVYQGGISLLAAQLDALVTPSMMNELTATGGVILLGLALSSLLEIKKIRVGNMLPALAVAPLIVWVIGLF; this is translated from the coding sequence ATGACCGGCACATTTCTCAACATCGCAACCGTCATCGTCGGCGGACTTATCGGCTTGACGTTCGGCGCGCGCATCCCCGAAAAATTGAAAGCGACGGTCGTCGCGGCGATGGGACTCTTCACCGCCGCGATCGGTTTGCAGATGTTCATCGGCGCCGAAAATCCGCTGATCGTGTTGGGCGCGCTGTTGATCGGAACGTTGCTCGGCGAGTGGATGGGAATCGAAGACGGCTTGCAGAATTTTGGAAAGTTTCTCGAACAGCGTTTCTCGAAAGGGGATGACGACGGCTCGAATAAATTCGTGCGCGGATTCCTCACCGCCTCGCTGTTGTTCTGCGTAGGACCGATGACGATCCTCGGCTCGATCCAGGATGGGTTGACCGGCGACTACAGCCTGCTCGCTGTCAAATCCGTGTTAGACGGTTTTGCGGCGATGGCGTTCGCGTCCACACTCGGAACCGGAGTGATGTTTTCGGTCATTGTGATTCTTGTTTATCAGGGCGGCATCAGCCTGCTCGCCGCGCAACTCGACGCGCTTGTGACTCCCTCCATGATGAACGAACTGACTGCGACAGGCGGCGTGATTTTGTTAGGCTTGGCGCTCAGCAGTTTGCTGGAGATAAAAAAGATCCGTGTGGGAAATATGCTCCCCGCGCTTGCCGTTGCGCCGTTGATCGTCTGGGTGATCGGGTTGTTCTAG
- a CDS encoding cob(I)yrinic acid a,c-diamide adenosyltransferase, whose protein sequence is MSFYTTKGDDGTTGLLGEGRVTKYHARIEAIGTLDESTAALGLARAQCLDSRSAPIILEAQRDLYKLMAEVAATPENAEKFRSIDSSRVTWLEEQTDALSEIVEMPKEFIVSGDSLAGAALSLARAIIRRAERRVVELHDEQEVSNPELQRYLNRLSSLCFVLELLENQAAGHRTTLAKS, encoded by the coding sequence ATGAGTTTTTACACAACCAAAGGCGACGACGGCACAACTGGCTTACTCGGCGAAGGACGCGTGACGAAATATCACGCGCGTATCGAAGCGATCGGCACACTCGACGAATCTACCGCTGCGCTGGGGCTGGCGCGCGCGCAATGTTTGGACTCGCGCTCAGCGCCAATTATTTTGGAAGCGCAACGCGACTTGTACAAGTTGATGGCAGAGGTGGCGGCAACGCCGGAAAACGCGGAGAAATTTCGATCCATTGATTCCTCGCGCGTGACTTGGCTCGAAGAACAGACTGACGCGTTGAGCGAAATCGTCGAGATGCCGAAGGAATTTATCGTGTCGGGTGATTCGCTGGCGGGCGCGGCGTTGTCGCTGGCGCGCGCCATCATCCGCCGCGCCGAACGCCGCGTAGTGGAACTGCACGACGAGCAGGAAGTTTCCAACCCGGAATTACAGCGATATTTGAACCGATTATCGTCGTTGTGCTTTGTGTTGGAATTACTGGAGAATCAAGCGGCGGGGCACCGAACAACGTTGGCGAAATCGTAA
- a CDS encoding LysE family translocator yields the protein MIEASQLYFFILATLALLLAPGPAVLYIAARSASQGRAAGLVSVLAIETANFLQALAAALGLSALLLSSALAFDVVKYLGAAYLIYLGVRKLISPENGAENEIKKESLSQIYWQGFAVNILNPKTALFFFAFLPQFIDPTRGNVFAQNLLLGAIFVGLAIVTDSMYALIVSSFADKLRGNRQFQTGGRYFAGLVYVGLGITTALTGAKK from the coding sequence ATGATTGAAGCCTCTCAACTCTACTTTTTTATTCTTGCTACGCTAGCCTTGCTGTTGGCACCCGGACCAGCCGTGTTATACATCGCCGCCCGCAGCGCCAGCCAGGGGCGCGCCGCCGGTCTCGTTTCCGTGCTTGCCATCGAGACGGCGAACTTCCTGCAAGCGCTCGCCGCCGCGCTCGGTCTTTCGGCGCTTTTGCTCTCGTCCGCGCTGGCGTTCGATGTGGTGAAATACCTCGGCGCGGCGTATTTGATCTATCTCGGCGTTCGTAAATTGATCTCGCCGGAAAACGGCGCGGAGAATGAAATCAAAAAGGAAAGCCTATCGCAAATTTACTGGCAGGGTTTCGCCGTTAACATCCTCAACCCGAAGACGGCGTTATTCTTCTTCGCTTTCCTTCCGCAATTCATTGACCCGACGCGCGGCAATGTTTTCGCACAAAACCTCCTGCTCGGCGCGATCTTTGTCGGGCTGGCGATCGTCACAGACAGCATGTACGCGCTGATCGTTAGTTCGTTCGCGGATAAATTGCGTGGCAATCGTCAGTTCCAAACCGGAGGAAGATATTTCGCGGGGTTGGTCTATGTCGGGTTGGGCATCACGACTGCGTTGACAGGAGCGAAGAAATGA
- a CDS encoding GatB/YqeY domain-containing protein, whose protein sequence is MTIKTQLNESMKDAMKSGDEIRKRTVRMVLAAVKQAEVDKRVELDDTAVMNLIQKEVKNRREAIEEAKKAERADLIEANEAEIKVLEVFLPKAMPAEELRALVQAAIAEAGASGPGDMGKVMKAVMPKVAGRAPNDMVSAAVKEALQPK, encoded by the coding sequence ATGACAATCAAAACACAACTCAACGAATCCATGAAAGACGCCATGAAGAGTGGCGACGAGATCCGCAAGCGGACGGTGCGGATGGTCCTTGCCGCCGTCAAACAGGCGGAAGTGGATAAACGCGTCGAACTGGACGATACAGCGGTGATGAATCTCATCCAAAAGGAGGTTAAGAACCGCCGCGAGGCGATCGAAGAAGCGAAGAAAGCCGAGCGCGCCGATTTGATCGAAGCCAACGAAGCCGAGATCAAAGTTCTCGAAGTCTTCCTGCCGAAGGCGATGCCCGCCGAAGAACTGCGCGCGCTCGTGCAAGCCGCTATCGCGGAGGCCGGCGCGTCCGGTCCCGGCGATATGGGCAAGGTGATGAAAGCTGTGATGCCCAAAGTGGCGGGACGCGCTCCGAACGACATGGTGAGCGCGGCGGTGAAGGAAGCGCTCCAGCCGAAATAA
- a CDS encoding HDIG domain-containing protein, translating into MPPRIRTLQAVLLLLVSAISYIALIFPEWLSPTTTTLQAGDVSPENFQAPRALQYESKVRTEEARSAAENAVAPVYAGPNPAIARQQSENLRSALQSITSVREDQNSTRLKKETDIAALGDVTLPTETIAQIVLLGSTRWDAVQQEALDVLEQVMRRSIREEDVDTVRRSVPPLVSLSMNEREANIVVELVTAFIAPNTVYNAELTETARQSAREAVTPVVVEYKPGQIIVLRGQLVTPAQLEALEQFGLIRVENAWQGYAGAGALVLGIAIYIRLYFSRRRMQFLFDARSLTVIALIFAAFIVAARLSIPDRTVVPYAFPLPALGLLIATLFGVEVGIVFSVAISLLAPYGLPNTLDLLPYYLVSSLIGVLVLGAARRVWTFFRAGIAIAISGVVVLIAFRIPFTPTDAAGLLELVGAAIFSGLASSSIALLSQYFLAQTLGLTTALQLIEISRPDSPLLQFFLRNAPGTYQHSLQVANLAEQAAELVGADALLTRVGAMFHDVGKAMNPMFFIENQAQGEMNPHDDLDPAEAARTIIAHVSDGVALARQHRLPRRIDDFILEHHGTMITRYQYNKAVEAAGGDASKVDAEKFRYPGPRPRSRETALLMLADGAEARARAERPQDEEALRKVVLSTIESAQKQRQLDNTQLTLRDLGIITDAFVNILRGTHHPRVLYPNEVLATENVNTAPRK; encoded by the coding sequence ATGCCTCCACGCATTCGTACACTGCAAGCCGTTCTGCTCTTGTTGGTGAGCGCGATCTCGTATATTGCGCTGATTTTCCCGGAATGGTTAAGCCCAACCACCACGACATTACAAGCGGGGGATGTATCGCCGGAGAATTTCCAGGCGCCGCGCGCGCTTCAATATGAAAGCAAGGTGCGAACGGAAGAGGCGCGTTCCGCCGCAGAGAATGCGGTCGCGCCGGTGTATGCCGGTCCGAACCCTGCGATCGCGCGTCAGCAGAGCGAGAATTTGCGCTCGGCTTTGCAATCCATCACATCTGTGCGCGAGGATCAAAACTCCACCCGCTTGAAGAAAGAAACGGATATTGCCGCGTTAGGCGACGTTACATTGCCGACTGAAACGATCGCACAGATCGTCTTGTTGGGTTCGACGCGTTGGGATGCGGTTCAGCAGGAAGCGTTGGACGTGTTGGAGCAGGTGATGCGGCGGAGCATCCGCGAAGAAGATGTGGATACAGTGCGTCGCAGCGTGCCTCCGTTGGTGAGCCTTTCGATGAACGAACGCGAAGCCAATATCGTGGTGGAACTGGTCACTGCCTTCATCGCGCCTAACACTGTGTATAACGCTGAATTGACGGAAACTGCCCGCCAGTCCGCGCGTGAGGCGGTGACGCCCGTCGTCGTGGAATATAAGCCGGGGCAGATCATCGTCTTGCGCGGGCAACTCGTCACGCCGGCGCAACTCGAAGCGCTCGAACAGTTCGGTCTGATCCGCGTTGAGAACGCGTGGCAGGGATATGCCGGCGCGGGCGCGTTGGTGTTGGGCATTGCCATCTATATCCGTTTGTATTTTTCGCGGCGGCGCATGCAGTTCCTGTTCGATGCGCGCAGTCTCACGGTGATCGCGTTGATCTTTGCGGCATTCATCGTTGCCGCGCGTTTGAGCATCCCCGATCGGACCGTAGTGCCGTATGCCTTTCCTCTGCCCGCGCTGGGATTGTTGATCGCCACCCTGTTCGGCGTGGAAGTGGGAATCGTGTTTTCGGTGGCGATCTCACTGCTCGCGCCGTATGGCTTGCCGAACACATTGGATTTATTGCCTTATTATCTCGTCTCTTCCTTGATCGGTGTGTTGGTGCTCGGCGCGGCTCGGCGCGTTTGGACGTTCTTCCGCGCGGGAATCGCGATCGCGATTTCAGGCGTGGTGGTGTTGATCGCGTTCCGCATCCCGTTCACGCCGACGGATGCGGCGGGCTTGCTCGAACTGGTCGGCGCGGCGATCTTCAGCGGTCTCGCCTCTTCGAGCATCGCGTTGCTCTCTCAATATTTTCTTGCGCAGACGCTCGGTCTCACAACCGCTTTGCAGTTGATCGAAATCTCGCGTCCCGATTCGCCGTTGTTGCAGTTCTTTTTACGCAACGCGCCCGGCACCTACCAGCATAGTTTGCAAGTCGCCAATCTCGCGGAGCAAGCGGCGGAACTTGTCGGCGCGGACGCGTTGCTCACGCGCGTCGGGGCGATGTTCCACGATGTGGGCAAAGCCATGAACCCGATGTTCTTCATCGAAAATCAGGCGCAGGGTGAAATGAATCCGCATGACGATCTCGACCCCGCAGAAGCCGCGAGGACGATCATCGCGCACGTCAGCGATGGGGTGGCGCTGGCGCGGCAACACCGCCTGCCGCGCCGCATCGACGATTTCATCCTCGAACATCACGGCACGATGATCACGCGCTATCAATACAACAAAGCCGTCGAAGCCGCGGGCGGCGACGCCAGCAAAGTGGACGCCGAAAAATTCCGTTACCCGGGTCCGCGCCCGCGTTCGCGCGAGACCGCGCTCCTCATGCTCGCCGACGGCGCCGAAGCCCGCGCTCGCGCCGAACGCCCGCAGGATGAAGAGGCGCTTCGCAAAGTGGTGTTGTCCACCATCGAGTCCGCGCAAAAGCAGAGGCAGTTGGACAACACTCAACTGACCTTGCGCGATCTTGGCATCATCACCGACGCGTTCGTGAACATCTTGCGCGGCACGCATCATCCGCGCGTGTTGTATCCGAATGAAGTTTTGGCTACGGAAAATGTGAATACGGCGCCGAGGAAATGA
- the ybeY gene encoding rRNA maturation RNase YbeY, translating to MINIESKFDFPTKLLERAARAALTHQKRSPDADLSIVLTDNARLQRLNRDYLGIDAPTDVLSFPASESDPVTGSPYLGDILISIPRARAQAKTAGHALESEVQLLVVHGVLHLLGHDHAKPKEKAKMWKAQAEILAGLGLGEIQIREE from the coding sequence ATGATTAACATCGAATCGAAATTCGACTTTCCAACCAAACTCCTCGAACGCGCGGCGCGCGCGGCGTTGACGCACCAGAAACGATCACCAGACGCCGACCTCTCGATTGTGCTGACGGACAACGCACGGCTTCAACGACTCAATCGGGATTATCTGGGAATCGACGCGCCCACCGACGTGCTTTCCTTCCCCGCTTCTGAATCGGACCCTGTAACTGGTTCGCCTTACCTCGGCGACATCCTCATTTCGATTCCCCGCGCGCGAGCGCAAGCGAAAACCGCCGGGCACGCGCTTGAATCGGAAGTGCAGTTGCTGGTCGTCCATGGCGTGTTGCATTTACTCGGTCACGACCATGCGAAGCCAAAAGAGAAAGCAAAGATGTGGAAAGCCCAAGCGGAAATTTTGGCAGGGCTGGGCTTGGGTGAGATTCAAATCCGTGAGGAGTAA
- a CDS encoding diacylglycerol kinase family protein, translating into MNLKSFIVSRIVSIGHALRGWQYVLKTQQNAWIHSIVATTVVLLSLWLNIPPRDWAVLVLTIAMVFTAEFINTAIEAVVDLASPQKHPLAKVGKDVGAGAVLVAALAGVLIGLLILGPPLWMRVSAWFNF; encoded by the coding sequence ATGAATCTCAAATCGTTCATCGTTTCCCGCATTGTATCCATCGGCCACGCGTTGCGCGGTTGGCAGTATGTTTTGAAGACACAGCAAAACGCGTGGATTCATTCCATCGTTGCGACGACGGTTGTCTTGCTTAGTTTGTGGTTGAACATCCCGCCGCGCGATTGGGCGGTGTTGGTTTTGACCATCGCGATGGTATTCACGGCTGAGTTCATCAACACCGCCATTGAAGCGGTGGTGGACCTCGCAAGCCCGCAAAAACATCCGCTGGCGAAGGTGGGCAAGGATGTGGGCGCGGGCGCGGTGCTGGTCGCCGCGCTGGCGGGCGTGTTGATTGGGTTGCTGATTTTGGGTCCGCCGTTGTGGATGCGTGTGAGCGCTTGGTTTAATTTTTAG
- a CDS encoding TIM barrel protein — MALSFHFGTVGSPIGTPKKPGGSVGAIQFSKSIGLTAFELGWVQSVRVSEETCAAIKQTAKEEGVALSVHAPYFFNLNATDEEWPKSRKRLMDAAHYGNLAGATDIIFHPGSYFERPPAEVLKVSIPRLKSCADELKKKGNPVILRPETMGKSAMLGSLEDTLAMSKAIKNVQPCLDFAHLHARPGDGTMNTVKEWTGLLEAYQAALGKDALKNLHVHLSGIEYGPKGEKNHLALKESDLKINFLFEVLKEFGCAGRILCESPIMEEDALNMKKAWMKVSGERE; from the coding sequence ATGGCTCTCTCATTTCATTTCGGCACAGTGGGTTCGCCAATTGGTACGCCCAAGAAACCTGGCGGTTCAGTCGGAGCGATTCAGTTTAGCAAATCCATCGGGTTGACCGCGTTCGAGTTAGGCTGGGTGCAATCGGTGCGCGTGTCGGAGGAGACGTGCGCGGCGATCAAACAGACGGCGAAAGAGGAGGGCGTCGCGTTGAGTGTGCACGCGCCTTACTTCTTCAATTTGAACGCGACCGACGAAGAGTGGCCCAAGTCGCGCAAACGGTTGATGGACGCGGCGCACTACGGCAATCTCGCGGGCGCGACGGACATCATCTTTCACCCCGGTTCCTATTTTGAACGTCCGCCCGCCGAAGTGTTGAAAGTTTCCATCCCGCGTTTGAAGAGTTGCGCCGATGAACTGAAAAAGAAGGGCAACCCAGTCATCCTCCGCCCGGAGACGATGGGCAAATCGGCGATGTTGGGTTCGCTGGAGGATACGCTGGCGATGAGCAAGGCGATCAAGAACGTGCAACCGTGTTTGGATTTCGCCCACCTGCACGCGCGTCCCGGCGACGGGACGATGAACACGGTCAAAGAGTGGACCGGGCTGCTCGAAGCGTATCAAGCCGCCCTGGGGAAAGACGCGTTGAAGAATCTGCACGTCCACTTGTCGGGAATCGAATACGGTCCCAAAGGCGAGAAGAATCATCTCGCGTTGAAGGAATCCGATTTGAAGATCAATTTTCTGTTCGAGGTGTTGAAGGAGTTCGGCTGCGCGGGGCGGATTTTGTGCGAAAGTCCGATCATGGAAGAGGATGCGCTGAACATGAAGAAGGCATGGATGAAGGTGAGCGGGGAGAGGGAGTGA
- a CDS encoding phosphate ABC transporter ATP-binding protein: protein MNKIIIESLSLQYSDGTESLRDVSLDIRQNAVTVLFGPAGGGKSTLLRCLNRLNDLTEVRSSAGRILIDGENILDQKTDVIALRRKVGMVFARPVPLPMSIRENVTYGLELAGEKRRVKLDEAVERSLKLAAIWDEVKDRLDAPAIALSGGQQQRVCLARVLALQPEIILLDEPTSGLDPISTGKVEAALQELKKDYTIILVPHSVQQAGRTADYAAFFLQGELVEYGEGKSIFTAPKEKKTEDYITGRFG from the coding sequence ATGAACAAAATCATCATCGAATCCCTCTCCCTCCAATATTCCGACGGCACCGAGTCATTGCGCGACGTCAGCCTCGACATTCGTCAGAACGCGGTGACTGTCCTCTTCGGTCCCGCAGGTGGAGGCAAGTCAACGTTGCTCCGATGTTTGAACCGCTTGAACGATCTCACCGAAGTCAGATCCTCAGCAGGTCGCATCTTGATTGACGGCGAAAACATCCTCGACCAAAAAACGGATGTGATCGCATTGCGGCGCAAAGTGGGCATGGTCTTCGCTCGACCTGTGCCGTTGCCGATGTCCATCCGCGAGAATGTGACCTATGGGTTGGAACTCGCGGGCGAAAAACGCCGCGTCAAATTGGATGAGGCTGTGGAACGCAGTTTGAAACTCGCCGCAATCTGGGATGAAGTGAAAGACCGCCTCGACGCCCCCGCCATCGCCCTCTCAGGCGGACAGCAACAACGCGTCTGCCTCGCCCGAGTGTTGGCTCTGCAACCCGAGATCATCCTCCTCGACGAACCGACCTCAGGTCTCGACCCGATCTCCACTGGCAAAGTCGAAGCTGCGCTGCAGGAATTGAAAAAGGACTACACCATCATCCTCGTGCCGCACTCCGTGCAACAAGCGGGTCGCACCGCCGATTACGCCGCGTTCTTTTTGCAAGGCGAACTCGTCGAATATGGCGAAGGCAAGTCCATTTTCACCGCGCCGAAAGAAAAAAAGACCGAGGATTACATCACAGGCAGGTTTGGGTAA
- the pstA gene encoding phosphate ABC transporter permease PstA, producing MKRLTLNRHLTEQIGFTAITILAMVTVLPIVGTVIYILIQGAPAISLEFLTGFPRDGMRAGGIFPAIVGTLYLAVGTSIFSVPLGIAAAIYLAEYASDTPLTRTIRIAIINLAGIPSVVYGLFGLGLFVLFLNFGTSILAASLTLSIMTLPVIISTAEEALRAVPQSFRTVSVSLGATRWQTIRRIVLKESLPGILTGVILGLERAVGETAPILFTGAAFFLPRLPNSPLDATMALPYHLFVISTQVPEMPVQIQYGTALVLLAFVLTMNLIATVIRSRARARRQW from the coding sequence ATGAAACGCTTAACCCTCAACCGCCATCTCACCGAGCAAATCGGATTCACCGCCATCACCATCTTGGCGATGGTCACGGTTTTGCCCATCGTCGGCACGGTCATCTACATTCTCATCCAAGGCGCGCCCGCCATCTCGCTGGAATTCCTCACAGGCTTCCCCCGCGACGGAATGCGCGCAGGCGGAATCTTCCCTGCAATCGTTGGCACACTGTATCTCGCCGTCGGTACCTCCATTTTCTCGGTCCCGCTTGGGATTGCCGCGGCGATCTATCTCGCCGAGTACGCCTCCGACACGCCGCTGACGCGCACGATTCGCATCGCCATCATCAACCTCGCAGGGATTCCCTCCGTCGTCTACGGCTTGTTCGGGCTGGGACTCTTCGTTCTCTTCCTCAATTTCGGCACATCCATCCTAGCCGCGTCGCTCACCCTTTCGATCATGACCCTGCCCGTCATCATCTCCACAGCGGAAGAGGCGTTACGCGCCGTGCCGCAATCGTTCCGCACCGTGAGCGTCTCCCTCGGCGCGACCCGCTGGCAGACCATCCGCCGCATTGTCCTGAAAGAATCCCTGCCTGGTATTCTCACAGGAGTCATCCTCGGTCTTGAACGCGCCGTCGGCGAGACCGCGCCCATCCTCTTCACAGGCGCGGCGTTCTTTCTGCCGCGCCTCCCCAACTCCCCCCTCGATGCGACGATGGCTTTGCCATATCATCTTTTTGTGATCTCCACCCAAGTCCCTGAGATGCCAGTTCAAATCCAATACGGCACAGCGCTGGTATTGCTCGCCTTCGTGTTGACGATGAATCTCATCGCAACCGTGATCCGCTCGCGGGCGCGGGCGAGGCGGCAGTGGTAA
- the pstC gene encoding phosphate ABC transporter permease subunit PstC, translating to MEKSLNWREFIITRLIQTSGYSAIVFVALIFFFLIREGAPTLGEVDLANLFSVRWYPIEDMFGILPLITGSLVVTIGAMLIAFPLGIGTAVYISEIAPRWMREILKPLVELLGGLPSVVLGFLGILLVSPFLRVFLDLPTGLTAFTGSLLLGGIAVPTIVSVAEDALDAVPRSYREGAWALGATRWQTIWRVTLPAAKSGALTAVMLGIGRAIGETMTVMMVTGNAPVLAIKLGSLFAPVRTMTATIAAEMGEVANGSVHYHMLFFIGMTLFLISLAVNIVASSVVFRAKKRAERILS from the coding sequence ATGGAAAAATCCCTCAACTGGCGTGAATTCATCATCACGCGCCTCATCCAAACCTCGGGCTACTCCGCCATCGTCTTCGTCGCGCTGATCTTTTTCTTCCTCATCCGTGAGGGCGCGCCGACGCTCGGCGAAGTTGACCTCGCCAACCTCTTCAGCGTGCGTTGGTATCCCATCGAAGACATGTTCGGCATCTTGCCGCTCATCACGGGCTCGCTCGTCGTCACCATCGGCGCCATGCTCATCGCCTTCCCGCTCGGCATCGGCACGGCGGTTTACATTTCAGAGATCGCCCCGCGTTGGATGCGCGAGATTCTCAAACCCCTCGTGGAATTACTTGGCGGACTCCCCTCGGTCGTTTTAGGATTTCTTGGGATTCTTCTCGTCTCCCCATTCTTACGCGTCTTTCTCGACCTTCCAACTGGTCTGACCGCTTTTACTGGGTCCCTCCTCCTCGGCGGGATCGCCGTACCGACCATCGTGTCGGTGGCGGAGGACGCGCTCGACGCAGTGCCGCGGTCATATCGTGAAGGCGCATGGGCGCTCGGCGCGACGCGCTGGCAAACGATCTGGCGCGTGACTCTTCCCGCCGCAAAATCGGGAGCGCTCACCGCCGTCATGCTCGGCATCGGACGCGCCATCGGCGAGACGATGACCGTGATGATGGTGACGGGCAACGCGCCCGTGCTTGCGATCAAACTCGGTAGTCTCTTCGCCCCCGTCCGCACAATGACCGCGACCATCGCCGCAGAAATGGGCGAAGTCGCCAACGGAAGCGTCCACTATCACATGCTGTTCTTCATCGGCATGACGTTGTTCCTGATCTCGTTAGCCGTGAACATCGTCGCCTCGTCGGTCGTCTTCCGCGCCAAGAAACGAGCTGAACGAATCCTCTCATAA